A genomic stretch from Oscillospiraceae bacterium includes:
- a CDS encoding ATP-binding protein has translation MIKREHYIDMVRPFYDSDLIKIITGIRRSGKSIIMEQIVSEIKTKSDNIIYLNFEDKKISSNIRTVDMLIEYVEENRKAGKCYLFFDEIQELEGWQDACKTLRLYDNSIFITGSNSKLLSGEFTKELSGRFVSFRIRPFVYKEISEYTSQLGKEISITDYLIWGGFPKRFEFEEGSAQERYLNDLDDTIVINDLIKRYKIKKVSLFKSLVNFILRSNSRIISANSIHSYIKQEHEKCSINTIMKYIEYLEEAYIIESVKQYSTKTKKELKYYSKIYNADVSLNSIRCMNNRYDLTHNLENIVYNELVYMGYEIYVYNNAGKEIDFLATKDGKQYFVQVAYSIAEDKAYEREFGAFKNIDNLSSKIIITNDDIDYSTSTVRHIKLKDFLVMESL, from the coding sequence ATGATTAAAAGAGAACACTATATTGATATGGTTCGTCCTTTTTATGATTCAGACTTAATTAAAATTATAACCGGTATAAGACGAAGCGGAAAGTCAATTATTATGGAGCAGATTGTCAGTGAAATTAAAACTAAGAGCGACAATATTATTTACCTTAATTTTGAAGATAAAAAAATTTCTTCAAATATCAGAACAGTTGATATGTTAATAGAATATGTAGAAGAAAACCGAAAAGCAGGTAAGTGCTACCTTTTTTTTGATGAAATTCAAGAACTTGAAGGATGGCAGGATGCTTGTAAAACATTAAGACTTTATGATAATTCCATTTTCATTACAGGGTCAAACTCAAAATTATTATCAGGTGAATTTACTAAAGAATTAAGCGGAAGATTTGTTTCTTTTCGTATCCGCCCATTCGTTTACAAAGAAATATCAGAATACACCTCACAACTTGGAAAAGAAATTTCAATTACTGATTATTTGATTTGGGGCGGTTTCCCGAAACGTTTTGAATTTGAAGAAGGCTCTGCACAGGAACGCTATCTTAACGATTTAGATGACACTATTGTTATCAATGATTTAATTAAACGCTATAAAATTAAAAAAGTAAGTTTGTTTAAAAGTTTGGTTAATTTTATTCTTCGCAGTAACAGCAGAATTATATCTGCCAATTCTATACATTCATATATAAAACAGGAACACGAAAAATGTTCCATTAATACTATAATGAAATATATAGAATATCTTGAAGAGGCATATATTATCGAATCTGTTAAGCAGTATTCAACTAAAACAAAAAAGGAATTAAAATATTACTCAAAGATATACAATGCTGATGTTTCGCTAAATTCAATCCGATGCATGAATAATCGATACGACCTTACACATAATTTAGAAAACATAGTATATAACGAATTAGTGTATATGGGGTATGAAATATATGTGTATAATAACGCAGGTAAAGAGATAGATTTTCTTGCCACAAAAGACGGCAAACAGTATTTCGTACAAGTCGCATACAGCATTGCAGAGGATAAAGCATACGAAAGAGAATTTGGTGCTTTCAAAAATATCGATAACCTTTCTTCCAAAATTATTATAACAAATGATGATATAGACTATTCAACAAGTACGGTAAGGCATATAAAACTAAAGGATTTTCTTGTTATGGAAAGTCTTTAA
- a CDS encoding UPF0182 family protein codes for MRTLNPKNLITIGIIAVLVLIITIGTGIYFDYNAYKEIGENFLEVFFTNLKVKITFQTLSFLIVFVISYVSIFFLKKNLLKIDSTFDFLSKKYTVIVISLIFSSVVSSIIQITMHEKYLLFASPTFTGTSDPVFNKDIGYFLFLRPFYEALFDTLSGIFAILFIGILILYVFLYARLGINEVGNILNEKNIMIHNIINLLSYVLVKVATYGISAEEMLYDTSASFTGAGFTNVTIWKLYYSVIPFVLVLAVVFSVILFLKKRRKLAVFSLLLYPATYIVFSLVAMATQTFYVKPSEVTVESPYISNNISYTREAYNLTKVKNNVFPISYTLSNEDLKEEHSTITNTRIIDYPSTLKAINQVQSIRNYYNFNDLDIVMYDIDGYPTAVGLAAREFNSENIADTTKSFINERLRFTHGYGVAAVRVNTVTSEGQPEFLVKNIPTESYAKELEIKEPRIYYGEMNNDYVIANSKYKELDYSLGDSDVEYSYTGSSGIKMTPFNKVLYSLYLRDFELLISNYVDSDSRLLINKNVLERVKTVAPFLTVDSDPYIVIDENGRVKWVVNCYTVSENYPYSYKTTFMGERINYIRESAKAVVDAYSGEVKFYITDKSDPIIASYNRIYPSFFEKEDMPEGISSHLQYPEAMFKIQTNVYKRYHTDNPEIFYNKTDLWDIAKEKYQGEEQYVSPYYSIMTTFKEEGSLVLMIPYTMSGKQNLVGWIAVNCDKDGYGDIILYTFPKGENIYGTLQIENKIDNDPEISREMTLWGQGGSTVIRGNMLTIPVKNSLLYIEPVYISSGTQSSLPELKRVIVAYSDNIVMEETLEKALYKLFNYEMGKPEINLPEYSETVTEEKNPQIVELYDKLKDSMQKGDWKTFGENFSKLEEEINKLR; via the coding sequence ATGAGAACATTAAACCCCAAAAACTTAATAACAATCGGTATAATTGCCGTTTTGGTGCTTATTATTACAATAGGCACGGGAATATACTTTGATTACAACGCGTATAAGGAAATAGGCGAAAACTTTTTAGAAGTATTTTTTACTAATCTTAAAGTGAAAATTACCTTTCAGACTTTAAGTTTTCTTATAGTTTTTGTAATTTCTTATGTAAGCATTTTCTTTTTAAAGAAAAATCTTTTGAAAATTGATTCAACTTTTGATTTTCTTTCAAAAAAATATACGGTTATAGTAATTTCCCTTATTTTTTCTTCAGTTGTAAGCAGTATTATTCAGATAACCATGCACGAAAAATATCTTCTTTTTGCATCTCCGACATTTACAGGTACTTCTGATCCCGTATTTAATAAGGATATAGGTTACTTTCTTTTTTTAAGACCGTTTTATGAAGCGCTTTTTGATACACTTTCAGGGATATTTGCTATACTTTTTATAGGGATTTTAATCCTGTACGTATTTTTATACGCAAGACTCGGCATTAACGAGGTAGGAAATATCCTTAATGAAAAAAACATAATGATTCATAATATAATAAATTTACTTTCCTATGTTTTAGTAAAGGTGGCAACTTATGGCATAAGTGCGGAAGAAATGCTTTATGATACATCTGCGTCCTTTACGGGAGCAGGGTTTACTAATGTTACAATATGGAAACTTTATTATAGTGTCATTCCGTTTGTGCTGGTTTTAGCTGTTGTTTTCAGTGTAATACTATTTTTAAAGAAAAGAAGAAAACTTGCAGTTTTTTCACTTCTTTTATATCCTGCAACATATATTGTTTTTTCCCTTGTTGCAATGGCTACCCAGACTTTCTATGTAAAACCGTCTGAAGTTACTGTTGAAAGTCCTTATATATCAAATAATATTTCCTATACAAGAGAAGCGTATAATCTTACCAAAGTAAAAAATAATGTATTCCCAATATCATATACTTTGTCAAACGAAGATCTTAAAGAGGAACATAGTACCATAACCAATACAAGAATTATAGATTATCCGTCAACCTTAAAAGCAATTAACCAGGTGCAAAGCATACGAAATTACTATAACTTTAACGACCTTGATATTGTTATGTATGATATTGACGGTTATCCTACTGCAGTAGGACTTGCAGCAAGAGAATTCAACTCGGAAAATATAGCCGATACCACAAAATCGTTTATAAACGAAAGACTGAGATTTACTCATGGGTATGGGGTTGCAGCTGTCAGAGTAAATACTGTAACAAGTGAAGGACAGCCTGAATTTTTAGTTAAAAATATTCCTACCGAGTCGTATGCAAAGGAACTTGAAATTAAAGAACCAAGAATATATTACGGCGAAATGAATAACGATTATGTTATTGCAAATTCAAAATATAAAGAACTCGATTATTCGCTTGGCGACAGTGACGTGGAATATTCCTATACAGGTTCTTCAGGAATTAAAATGACTCCTTTTAACAAAGTTCTGTATTCTCTTTATTTAAGGGATTTTGAACTTCTTATTTCAAATTATGTTGATTCGGACAGTAGGCTTCTAATAAATAAAAATGTGTTGGAAAGAGTAAAGACGGTTGCACCGTTTTTAACTGTTGACAGTGATCCGTATATTGTTATTGATGAAAACGGCAGAGTTAAATGGGTTGTAAACTGTTATACTGTGAGCGAAAATTATCCGTATTCTTATAAAACTACTTTTATGGGAGAAAGGATAAATTATATAAGGGAATCAGCAAAAGCAGTTGTCGATGCTTATAGCGGAGAGGTTAAGTTCTATATTACTGATAAGTCGGATCCGATTATTGCAAGTTATAACAGGATTTATCCGTCGTTTTTTGAAAAGGAAGATATGCCTGAGGGGATTTCTTCCCATCTTCAGTATCCTGAAGCAATGTTTAAAATTCAGACGAATGTATATAAAAGATACCACACTGATAATCCTGAAATCTTTTATAACAAAACAGACCTCTGGGATATTGCAAAAGAAAAGTATCAGGGCGAAGAACAGTATGTCAGCCCTTATTACAGTATTATGACAACGTTTAAGGAAGAAGGAAGTTTAGTTCTTATGATTCCTTATACTATGTCAGGAAAGCAGAATCTTGTGGGCTGGATTGCAGTAAACTGCGATAAAGACGGATACGGCGATATCATTTTATATACCTTCCCTAAAGGCGAAAATATCTACGGAACACTTCAGATTGAAAATAAAATAGATAACGATCCTGAAATATCAAGAGAAATGACTCTATGGGGGCAGGGCGGAAGTACGGTTATAAGAGGTAATATGCTTACAATCCCTGTTAAAAACTCGCTTTTATATATAGAGCCTGTATACATTTCTTCGGGAACACAAAGTTCTCTTCCTGAACTTAAAAGAGTAATCGTTGCATACAGTGATAATATAGTAATGGAAGAGACTTTGGAAAAAGCTTTGTATAAACTCTTTAATTATGAAATGGGAAAACCTGAGATAAATCTTCCGGAATATTCCGAAACTGTAACAGAAGAAAAAAATCCTCAGATTGTTGAACTCTACGATAAATTAAAAGACTCAATGCAAAAGGGCGACTGGAAAACTTTCGGAGAAAACTTTTCCAAACTGGAAGAGGAAATAAATAAATTAAGATAA
- the ftsY gene encoding signal recognition particle-docking protein FtsY has translation MAFFDKLKASLTGTKEAIKGKIDGVFNMFKTVDEELFEELEEALIMADVGAETSIEIIDTLRDVADEEKITEPSDIKEKLYEIIADILTSNNTEMKLNTKPSVILVVGVNGVGKTTSIGKLASYYKNMGKSVMLAAGDTFRAAASEQLKIWADRVDCPIVKHTEGADPAAVVFDAITSAKAKGTDILICDTAGRLHNKKNLMDELNKIYRVIKRELPSSDLETLLVLDATTGQNGVIQAREFTKQTEVTGLVLTKLDGTAKGGIVISICKEKNIPVKFIGVGEGKDDFSVFEPEEFAKAIF, from the coding sequence ATGGCATTTTTTGATAAATTAAAAGCATCTCTTACGGGGACTAAAGAGGCTATAAAGGGGAAGATTGACGGCGTTTTTAATATGTTTAAAACTGTTGATGAAGAACTTTTCGAGGAACTTGAAGAAGCGCTTATTATGGCTGATGTAGGTGCCGAAACCTCAATAGAAATAATTGATACTCTAAGAGATGTTGCAGATGAAGAAAAAATTACGGAGCCTTCCGATATAAAGGAAAAACTTTATGAAATTATAGCAGATATTTTAACATCTAATAATACTGAAATGAAACTTAACACAAAGCCCTCAGTAATTCTTGTTGTAGGGGTAAACGGTGTGGGTAAAACTACTTCAATCGGAAAACTTGCATCGTATTATAAGAATATGGGAAAAAGTGTAATGCTTGCAGCAGGGGATACGTTCAGGGCTGCTGCTTCCGAGCAACTTAAAATATGGGCTGACAGAGTGGACTGCCCTATAGTTAAGCATACAGAGGGGGCAGACCCTGCGGCAGTTGTTTTTGATGCTATAACTTCTGCTAAAGCAAAGGGAACAGATATTTTAATTTGTGATACTGCAGGAAGACTTCATAATAAGAAAAATCTGATGGATGAACTTAATAAAATTTACAGGGTTATAAAAAGGGAACTTCCCTCGTCTGACCTTGAAACCCTGCTTGTTTTAGATGCAACAACAGGGCAGAACGGCGTTATTCAGGCAAGGGAATTTACAAAACAAACAGAGGTTACAGGTCTTGTTTTAACCAAGCTTGACGGTACTGCAAAGGGAGGTATCGTAATCTCTATATGTAAGGAAAAAAATATTCCTGTTAAATTTATCGGTGTGGGAGAAGGGAAAGACGACTTTTCAGTTTTTGAACCGGAGGAATTTGCGAAAGCAATTTTTTAA